A stretch of Triticum aestivum cultivar Chinese Spring chromosome 1D, IWGSC CS RefSeq v2.1, whole genome shotgun sequence DNA encodes these proteins:
- the LOC123156745 gene encoding UPF0481 protein At3g47200-like: MSMEPSSWVVPCYSGWSMEEAAAAWSSEDRISFQTSLPSHSDSVQLQVVEYASPATPTHDTCSDADQVFEEAAQVFNDDYFLIMGKKMHRFPPSLVDVGDRYRVPVTVAIGPYHHGQSGLMEAEQVKHAAANQCIRDSSGSLQEMYTKVSSVSDVARKLYRHDDVATFGHREDFVPMMFLDACFLVQFMLSYVDSYVVSMDMALNRYFCANFERISTDIMMLENQIPWVVVEAIFHFMHLAPSPWPWEDFVAAMRSGLKNRIDPGVDQGIVVVPTYEPPHLLGLVRYYIVGNNDDIKVDRPTAPSGDKPMSLSISVAELADVGITLVPEKEKSGLVHMTLQKKRLVDTGLGGKKFGFLFGDLRVPPLFPGIGKNMRLGKCYIDIMIDIENFKDRMSWGLTSYLFLDKHWPKIVAVATIIAAVIGILSSLQALKPH, translated from the coding sequence ATGAGCATGGAACCATCGTCATGGGTGGTACCTTGCTACTCGGGCTGGTCCATGGAAGAAGCAGCAGCTGCGTGGAGTAGTGAAGATAGGATTAGCTTCCAAACATCCTTGCCTAGCCATAGTGATAGCGTGCAGCTGCAAGTGGTTGAGTATGCATCCCCAGCCACACCCACACATGATACCTGTAGTGATGCGGACCAGGTGTTCGAGGAAGCAGCGCAAGTGTTCAATGATGACTACTTTCTCATTATGGGAAAGAAGATGCACAGGTTCCCTCCAAGCCTGGTAGATGTTGGCGATCGGTACAGGGTGCCGGTGACTGTGGCCATTGGCCCTTACCACCATGGTCAATCCGGCCTGATGGAGGCGGAGCAGGTAAAGCATGCGGCTGCCAACCAATGCATCAGGGACTCGAGCGGCTCACTCCAGGAGATGTACACTAAGGTCTCCTCCGTCTCAGACGTCGCCCGCAAACTCTACCGCCACGATGATGTGGCGACATTCGGCCACCGTGAGGACTTTGTGCCGATGATGTTCCTTGATGCTTGCTTCTTGGTGCAGTTCATGCTTAGTTATGTGGACAGCTACGTCGTCAGCATGGATATGGCACTGAACAGGTATTTCTGCGCCAACTTCGAGCGCATCTCCACCGACATCATGATGCTTGAGAACCAGATCCCGTGGGTGGTGGTTGAAGCCATCTTCCACTTCATGCATCTAGCGCCCTCGCCCTGGCCTTGGGAGGACTTCGTCGCTGCGATGAGAAGTGGCCTGAAAAACCGAATTGATCCTGGCGTCGACCAAGGCATCGTCGTAGTTCCTACCTATGAACCGCCGCATCTCCTCGGCCTTGTCCGGTACTACATCGTGGGGAACAACGACGACATCAAAGTCGATCGCCCCACTGCTCCGAGCGGAGACAAGCCCATGTCGTTATCCATCAGCGTCGCCGAGCTTGCCGACGTCGGTATCACACTCGTACCCGAGAAAGAAAAGTCAGGGTTAGTGCACATGACCCTCCAAAAGAAAAGGTTAGTGGACACGGGCCTCGGCGGGAAAAAGTTTGGCTTCTTATTCGGCGATCTCCGCGTGCCACCCCTGTTCCCTGGCATTGGCAAGAACATGCGCCTCGGAAAGTGCTACATCGACATAATGATAGATATAGAGAACTTCAAGGACAGGATGTCATGGGGGCTCACATCTTACCTCTTCCTTGACAAGCACTGGCCTAAAATCGTGGCGGTGGCCACGATCATTGCTGCAGTTATTGGCATCTTGTCGTCGCTCCAAGCTCTCAAGCCACACTAA